One window of the Tachypleus tridentatus isolate NWPU-2018 chromosome 10, ASM421037v1, whole genome shotgun sequence genome contains the following:
- the LOC143229337 gene encoding ras-related protein Rab-23-like isoform X1 produces the protein MKEIDFETAIKVVIVGNGAVGKSSMIQKYCKGVFTSEYKKTIGVDFLERQIEVESEDVRMMLWDTAGQEEFDAITKAYYRGTSKLEFLLCLMGAQASVLVFSSLDLDSFKAIESWKQKVENECGIIPMVIVQNKIDMIHESVIASKEVESLTRKLGIPLYRTSVKEDINVNEVFHYLAKQYLKQVQAFEDVRLQQSRYFEQKPTGSMIKLSDFHTSGLVSDRTHLYFHRPKRIREKKLNIKKCRIL, from the exons ATGAAGGAAATAGATTTTGAGACAGCGATTAAG GTAGTGATTGTTGGTAACGGAGCAGTTGGTAAATCAAGCATGATCCAAAAGTACTGTAAGGGTGTTTTCACTAGCGAGTACAAGAAAACCATTGGCGTAGACTTCCTGGAAAGGCAGATAGA AGTAGAAAGTGAGGACGTAAGGATGATGTTGTGGGACACAGCCGGACAAGAAGAATTTGATGCAATTACAAAAGCTTACTATAGAGGTACATCAAAGCTGGAATTTTTACTTTGCTTAATgg GTGCTCAAGCAAGTGTGTTGGTGTTTTCATCACTAGATCTCGATTCCTTTAAAGCCATTGAATCTTGGAAGCAGAAG GTTGAAAACGAGTGTGGAATAATACCCATGGTTATTGTTCAGAATAAAATCGATATGATTCACGAGTCTGTTATCGCAAG CAAAGAAGTGGAAAGTTTAACCAGAAAACTAGGGATTCCGTTGTACAGAACGTCAGTGAAAGAGGATATCAACGTGAATGAGG TGTTTCACTATCTCGCTAAACAATATTTGAAACAAGTACAAGCATTTGAAGATGTACGTTTACAACAGTCAAGATATTTCGAGCAAA AACCCACCGGAAGCATGATCAAACTTAGTGATTTCCACACTTCCGGGCTAGTAAGTGACAGAACCCATCTCTACTTTCATCGTCCAAAGAGGATCAGGGAAAAGAAGCTCAACATAAAAAAATGTCGCATCCTGTGA
- the LOC143229337 gene encoding ras-related protein Rab-23-like isoform X2: MKEIDFETAIKVVIVGNGAVGKSSMIQKYCKGVFTSEYKKTIGVDFLERQIEVESEDVRMMLWDTAGQEEFDAITKAYYRGAQASVLVFSSLDLDSFKAIESWKQKVENECGIIPMVIVQNKIDMIHESVIASKEVESLTRKLGIPLYRTSVKEDINVNEVFHYLAKQYLKQVQAFEDVRLQQSRYFEQKPTGSMIKLSDFHTSGLVSDRTHLYFHRPKRIREKKLNIKKCRIL; encoded by the exons ATGAAGGAAATAGATTTTGAGACAGCGATTAAG GTAGTGATTGTTGGTAACGGAGCAGTTGGTAAATCAAGCATGATCCAAAAGTACTGTAAGGGTGTTTTCACTAGCGAGTACAAGAAAACCATTGGCGTAGACTTCCTGGAAAGGCAGATAGA AGTAGAAAGTGAGGACGTAAGGATGATGTTGTGGGACACAGCCGGACAAGAAGAATTTGATGCAATTACAAAAGCTTACTATAGAG GTGCTCAAGCAAGTGTGTTGGTGTTTTCATCACTAGATCTCGATTCCTTTAAAGCCATTGAATCTTGGAAGCAGAAG GTTGAAAACGAGTGTGGAATAATACCCATGGTTATTGTTCAGAATAAAATCGATATGATTCACGAGTCTGTTATCGCAAG CAAAGAAGTGGAAAGTTTAACCAGAAAACTAGGGATTCCGTTGTACAGAACGTCAGTGAAAGAGGATATCAACGTGAATGAGG TGTTTCACTATCTCGCTAAACAATATTTGAAACAAGTACAAGCATTTGAAGATGTACGTTTACAACAGTCAAGATATTTCGAGCAAA AACCCACCGGAAGCATGATCAAACTTAGTGATTTCCACACTTCCGGGCTAGTAAGTGACAGAACCCATCTCTACTTTCATCGTCCAAAGAGGATCAGGGAAAAGAAGCTCAACATAAAAAAATGTCGCATCCTGTGA